The following are from one region of the Capsicum annuum cultivar UCD-10X-F1 chromosome 1, UCD10Xv1.1, whole genome shotgun sequence genome:
- the LOC107839908 gene encoding LOW QUALITY PROTEIN: probable inactive leucine-rich repeat receptor-like protein kinase At3g03770 (The sequence of the model RefSeq protein was modified relative to this genomic sequence to represent the inferred CDS: inserted 2 bases in 1 codon) has translation MMGKELGLEKLLVLFLVLISVRYSEELQSSQVKTLKRIQHLLNYPTALNSWSNETDFCKMEPSLSVTVVCYDENITQLHIIGRKGTSPLPRKFSIRSFLNALAKLPSLKVLRLVSLGLWGPLPGNVSRLAALEILDLSSNYFHSSIPQTVSSLTHLQTLVLDGNRLAGRIPDGVGSLSALAVLSVKSNMLNGSLPDTLRDLKNLRVLSLSRNNFSGDVPDLSSLQNLQVLELEDNSFGPKFPQIGSKIESIALSNNKFSASIPEKVQSYYQLEHFDISSNNFVGPFPPSLLSLSSITYLNVAGNKLTGMLFEDNPCNTALDFVDLSTNLLTGTLPSCLLSSSRNRIVHFSNNCLATEDGSQHPLSFCRNEALAVGVLPHHQRHKPASKVVLALIICGSITGGVILVCLTILIVKSFLAKKAAKNTTTRSISDDASSLYTNKLFTDARYIAQAMKLGALNLPSYRTFSLDELEEATNNFDTTNFMGEIPNGQMYRGQLRDGSYVTIRCLIMKRSNSHQNFMHHIELISKLRHQHLVSALGHCFQFYLDDSSVSRIFLVFEYVPNGTLRRWISDKHARRKLTWIQRIESATGVAKGLHFLHNGIVPGIFSNNLKITNILLDQNLVAKINSYNSPILSENFGKEYRQTFPVGYNQREKYEEKLDVYDFGVILLEIITGRQINTRNDILILQNQLQASITGKGANVVDVAIRSSCSGESLRTMVEMCCRCLHEDLVNRPSMEDVLWNLQFAAQVQDDYHSTDGSPIXHLYNLQANSSFDSEHVKY, from the exons ATGATGGGAAAAGAATTGGGACTTGAAAAACTTCTggttttgtttttggtattaaTATCAGTGAGATATTCAGAGGAATTACAATCTTCTCAAGTGAAAACCCTTAAGagaattcaacatcttttgaattaTCCAACAGCTTTGAATAGTTGGAGTAATGAGACAGATTTCTGTAAGATGGAGCCAAGTTTATCTGTTACTGTTGTGTGCTACGATGAAAACATAACTCAGTTGCATATAATAGGGAGAAAGGGGACTTCCCCATTACCTAGAAAATTCTCCATTCGTTCATTTCTCAATGCCCTTGCCAAGCTTCCTAGCTTGAAAGTCCTTAGATTAGTTTCTCTTGGTTTATGGGGACCGTTGCCAGGCAATGTTTCAAGACTCGCAGCTCTCGAGATACTTGACTTGAGTTCAAATTACTTTCACAGTAGCATACCCCAAACAGTTTCTTCTTTAACACACCTCCAAACTTTAGTGTTAGATGGAAATAGGTTGGCTGGCAGAATTCCAGATGGCGTTGGTTCACTTTCAGCTTTGGCAGTTTTGAGTGTGAAGAGCAATATGTTAAATGGATCTTTGCCAGATACACTACGGGATTTGAAGAATCTTCGTGTACTTTCACTTTCGAGGAATAATTTTAGTGGTGATGTGCCTGATCTTAGCAGTTTACAAAACCTTCAAGTATTAGAATTAGAGGACAACTCTTTTGGACCAAAGTTTCCTCAAATTGGAAGCAAAATTGAAAGCATTGCGCTGAGTAATAACAAATTCAGTGCAAGCATTCCAGAGAAAGTTCAGTCCTATTATCAGCTTGAACATTTTGATATTTCTTCGAACAACTTTGTAGGGCCGTTTCCTCCGTCGTTGCTATCTTTGTCATCCATCACTTATCTGAATGTTGCAGGAAACAAGTTAACGGGAATGCTTTTCGAAGATAATCCATGCAACACTGCATTAGATTTTGTTGATCTGTCTACTAATCTGTTGACAGGAACATTACCTAGTTGCCTTCTGTCTAGTTCTAGGAACAGGATTGTGCATTTTTCTAATAACTGCTTAGCAACCGAAGACGGTTCTCAACATCCACTTTCATTTTGCCGGAATGAGGCTTTGGCTGTTGGTGTCTTACCTCATCATCAAAGACACAAACCTGCTTCTAAAGTGGTTCTTGCCTTGATCATATGCGGTAGCATCACCGGTGGAGTTATACTCGTATGCCTGACCATCTTGATTGTCAAATCCTTTCTTGCAAAGAAGGCTGCCAAAAACACCACAACCAGATCTATTTCAGACGATGCATCATCTTTATATACCAACAAGTTATTCACAGATGCAA GATATATTGCTCAAGCAATGAAGCTAGGAGCACTTAATCTTCCATCTTATAGAACCTTCTCTCTAGATGAACTTGAGGAGGCTACGAACAACTTTGATACAACAAATTTTATGGGCGAGATTCCTAATGGCCAG ATGTACAGAGGCCAGCTGAGAGATGGTTCATATGTTACCATTAGATGCCTGATAATGAAAAGAAGCAACAGTCATCAAAATTTTATGCATCACATAGAGTTGATATCCAAGCTCAGGCATCAGCATTTGGTCAGTGCTCTTGGACACTGCTTTCAGTTTTACTTGGATGATTCAAGTGTCAGCAGAATTTTTCTCGTCTTTGAGTACGTACCTAATGGGACCCTAAGGAGATGGATTTCTG ATAAACATGCTAGACGGAAACTAACTTGGATCCAACGTATAGAATCTGCTACAGGGGTAGCAAAGGGCTTACACTTCTTGCATAATGGAATTGTCCCTGGAatcttttcaaataatttgaagatAACAAATATTTTGTTGGATCAGAACCTTGTTGCCAAAATTAACAGCTATAATTCTCCTATTCTGTCAGAGAATTTCGGAAAG GAATATCGCCAAACTTTTCCAGTTGGTTATAACCAGAG GGAAAAATATGAAGAGAAGTTGGATGTGTATGACTTTGGAGTTATACTGTTGGAAATCATTACGGGGAGGCAGATAAATACAAGAAATGACATCCTAATTCTACAAAATCAG TTGCAAGCAAGCATAACGGGCAAAGGAGCAAATGTGGTTGATGTAGCAATAAGAAGTTCATGTTCGGGTGAATCATTGAGGACGATGGTAGAGATGTGCTGCAGGTGTTTGCACGAAGATCTGGTGAACAGGCCTTCGATGGAGGATGTGCTATGGAATTTACAGTTTGCAGCTCAAGTTCAGGATGATTATCACAGCACTGATGGCTCTCCAAT TCACCTCTACAACCTTCAAGCCAACTCATCATTCGATAGTGAACATGTCAAGTACTAG
- the LOC107839916 gene encoding histone-lysine N-methyltransferase SUVR3: protein MESATMDKQHRTRESEKHAGSSELLCRLAHLVLPYLDAAGLVSVSATCKALHVISNSITSRRISDASRSSENHPIPFFNSVDSQLYDNFMYSPVQTLPSESGRVRSDPFLFRIEGAQGCTCESCDLDSDNCPCVDFDSGLPTRECGPSCSCGLECGNRLTQKGISVKLKVVMDRRKGWSLCADELIPKGKFICEYTGELLTTEEARNRQKLYDKISRSSHFSPALLVVKEHLPSGNVCMRINIDATRIGNIARFINHSCDGGNLCTLIVRSSGALLPRVCFFSSRVILENEELTFSYGESIVNSTGAQCFCNSACCRGILPAEHT from the exons ATGGAAAGTGCAACAATGGACAAACAACACAGAACACGCGAATCGGAAAAACACGCCGGCTCCAGTGAATTACTCTGCCGGTTAGCCCATCTCGTCTTGCCATACTTAGACGCTGCCGGTCTAGTCTCCGTCTCAGCAACCTGCAAGGCATTACATGTAATTTCCAACTCTATTACTTCTAGAAGAATCTCCGATGCTTCTAGAAGCTCCGAGAATCACCCTATTCCTTTCTTCAACTCCGTCGACTCCCAACTTTACGACAATTTCATGTACTCCCCTGTTCAGACTCTACCTAGTGAATCGGGTCGGGTTAGGTCCGACCCGTTTTTGTTCCGGATTGAGGGTGCTCAGGGGTGCACTTGTGAGAGTTGTGACTTGGATTCTGATAATTGCCCATGTGTGGATTTTGATTCTGGGTTGCCGACCCGAGAATGCGGGCCAAGTTGTAGCTGCGGGTTGGAGTGCGGTAATAGGTTAACGCAGAAAGGAATTTCAGTGAAGCTGAAAGTTGTGATGGATAGGAGAAAAGGATGGAGCTTGTGTGCTGATGAATTGATTCCAAAAGGGAAATTCATATGCGAGTATAcag GAGAACTTTTGACAACTGAGGAAGCAAGAAACCGTCAGAAGCTATATGACAAAATTTCAAGGAGTAGCCACTTTTCGCCTGCACTGCTGGTTGTGAAGGAACACCTTCCATCTGGAAATGTGTGTATGAGAATCAACATTGATGCTACCAGAATTGGCAACATTGCCCGCTTCATTAACCATTCATGTGATGGTGGTAATCTTTGCACATTGATAGTGCGAAGTTCTGGAGCTCTGCTGCCCAGAGTTTGCTTTTTCTCTTCCAGGGTCATTTTGGAAAATGAAGAGCTCACTTTCAGTTATGGTGAGAGTATAGTTAACTCTACAGGCGCTCAGTGCTTTTGCAATAGTGCTTGTTGTCGTGGGATCCTTCCAGCAGAGCACACATGA